One Paroedura picta isolate Pp20150507F chromosome 3, Ppicta_v3.0, whole genome shotgun sequence genomic window carries:
- the CDKN2AIPNL gene encoding CDKN2AIP N-terminal-like protein produces MVSGSDEPVADFPERFRSYSETERHWQARRAFILRNIPPEARAELSPLRVDQLLSLSMVWANHLFLGCRYNKDLLDKVTEMAEGIEVEDAPHFTTRDEIMKKNQH; encoded by the exons ATGGTGAGCGGGAGCGATGAGCCGGTGGCCGATTTCCCGGAGCGGTTCCGCTCCTACTCCGAGACCGAAAGGCACTGGCAGGCCCGGCGCGCCTTCATCCTGCGCAACATCCCGCCAGAGGCCAGGGCGGAGCTCTCTCCGCTGCGCGTGGaccagctgctctcgctctctaTGGTCTGGGCCAATCACCTCTTCTTGGGATGCAG aTACAACAAAGATCTCTTGGATAAGGTTACAGAAATGGCTGAGGGGATTGAAGTTGAAGATGCCCCACATTTTACAACCCGTGATGAAATAATGAAAAAG aaTCAACACTAG